The Ktedonobacterales bacterium sequence TCGCGGTGATGGCACCCGCTTGCAGGCCCCGCAGGCTGGTGGCTGCATCGGCGATGCGGAAGATCACCCGGTCCAGGTAGGGTAGTCCTTCGCGGGCGCGGTAGTAGCGCGGGTTGCGCACCAGCGTGTAGTGATCGCTTGGCTTGCTCTCCGCCAGCCTGAAGGGGCCGCTCACGACTTGCGGGGGCGAATTGAAGATGTCCTTGGGGGCCATCTGGCTGAAATAGTGCGCGGGCAGGGGAGCTATCGTACCCCAGACCCACAACGCGAGGAACGGCACATACGCGTGCTGGAGGTGGAAGGTGATCGAGAGATAGTCTGCCGAGACCTGCGCCGAGGTGATCACGCTCCATATTGGTATGTCGGCTAAGGTGTGGCCGAACGCCGGGTTCTGCCAGAGCCGCCAGGAGAAATCAACATCGCGGGCATCGTAGGGCTGGCCGTCTGACCACACCAGGCCAGGCCGCAGGCGGAACGTCCAGATGGTCGCATCGGCGCTGATGCCCCCATTCTGTAGCGTGGGTACCTCGCGCGCCGCCGCAGGATGCAGCACGCCCTGCGCGTCGCTAGAGAAGAGCGGCAGGTATAAGGCGCTATCCAGCTCAGGACCATCGTTGCTGTTTCCAGTGGGAATGAGCGACGGTTCATGCAGCAGGGTCTCAATCCAGGTGCCGCCCCGCACCACGCTGGGCAGAGGCTGGCGGAAGACACCGAGCAGGCTGGCCCCGCCCAGGAGACCGCCCGCGATGACCAGCACCGCCAGTCCGATGAGCAGTCCGGCGGTGCGGCGAGTAACACGCCTCCGCTGGCGTTTCTTTGGGGGCGCGGGGAGAAGTGGCGCGTCAGCAGGCGCCCGCGTGGCCGCTGCGGATGACTCCACGAAGCCACCCACTGGCGCAGGGAGCGGTGTCGCTCCGTCCGGGCGGCTGCGCAGCAACCCGAGTTCCTCGGCGCTCTGGTCTAGAACCGCGCATAAACGCTTCCGATAGTAGGGGCCGGGAACGGCGATCCCGCGCTCCCAGCGGCTCACCATCTCGAAGCTGCTGCCGATCTGCTCGGCCAACTCAGCCTGGGACCAGCCTTTGAGGTCGCGCGCGTGGCGCAGGCGTTCATTCGGAACGAACTTCTCAGCGTGCTTCATAGATGCCCCCTCCTTGCTCGAAACGCGCGGCCTGTGCCGCCTTTCATTTCAACTCCTAAACCCAAGAGAGGCGCCTTGCTCTCAGTGTAACAGAGCAGAGCAAAAATGACAATCTGCTGCCAGAAGTCGGTTCTAGCAAAAATGAGGTGTTGGCAAGCGAGGCATGGTACCTGTAGCGCCGCCTTCCAGGCGGCCACCGCTGCGCCAGGGCGAGCGTTCGCCCTGCGGGCCAACACACCAGCAGGCCAGCGTCCAGCCGCCAAGATGGCGGCGCTACAAGTGGCAACCCCCGATAGGTGGTGGAACTCCAGAAGTCAAAGAAAAGTCCAGCAAATGTCAAAAACTGTTCCTGGTCCCTGGGCGCTTTTTCAGGCACACTCGTATCAGGACGGCGCTGCAAGCGAGTCGTGACCGCCTTACAGCTAACCTGCCGGGAGCGTTCCTCGACGCTCCGCGCCCCTGGGAGGAGTGAAGCCCCGGCCCAGCGCCGCTGGCAGGACCAAGATGAGGTGGGGCGCGCCTGCCGCAGCGCCGCTCTTCCCTCCCCCGGCGGGGAGGGCGCTTCAGGGCAGGGCAGCCCCGTGACCGAAGGTTGACCGGGTGAACCCGCTTCAGCTTGAAGGAGGAGCAGGACCATGTTGTTTGAGGATCCCAGAAATGCTTTGTCGGTCGCCAGAACCCACCAGCGCGAACTCTTGGAGCGGGAGCAGCGTGACCGTCTGGGGGAGCAGGCGCGGCGTGTCAGCGCCGGGCCAGGCAGCCCTCGGCTGGCGAGCCGTTGGCAGCGCGTGCGCGCTGTGGGCCAGTGGCTGCTGGCCCGCATTGCCCGGCGCACCGCCGTACCCCTCTAGGAAGCGTGGTTGGGAATGCAGAAGGCGAACCCATTCCCAACCACTTCCTTAGAAACCGCCACATCCGAGCAAGGGCGCGCGGGGAGGGTGGGAGCAGGGTCAGAACTGGTAGCGGGTTTGGCTCCACTGGTCGCCCCTGGCGTAGGCGAAGATCTTGGTGAGCGTGACCGAGAACACCAGAAGCGTTTCCCCACTGTTTTTATCATAGAAGACCCCATCGCGCAGCAAGATGGGCCAGCCCTCGCCCCACTGGATGGCCCACGTCTGGTAGAGGCGTTCGCTCACGGCCACGTCGGTGAGTGGGACGACATCCCCTTCGACCACGATGTCGAGTCCGGGTTCCAGGTGGTTGCAGCCAGTCGTCAGCACCACATGCGGGTTCCCCCGCAGGTTCTTCAGCTTCTGGGCGATGCTCCCTGTTGAGACGTAAAGGGTTCCATCGACCCAGGCGGGTTTGACGGGCGTGACGTGCGGTCGTCCATCGGCGCGTACTGTCGCCAGCCAATATATCTCAGCGGTTTCCAGCACGCGACGGGTCTCCTCCCAGGGCGTCGGCACGGCGTCTGGTGAACTACTGTGTCCCAGGTCAATGGTCGTGATGGGGTTCTGCATGCTCAGTCCTCCTAAAGGCTATTCAAATACTTTCTTAAATCAGCAGCCGCGCCACATAGAAGGGCGAAAGCACCCTGGACGGCGGCAAAAAATCGCCGGTCACGCCCATCATCGTGTCGGCCAGGTGTTTGCGGCGGGCAAACCGCTCCATGACATGCTCGCACAGCCAGGGGCGAGCGATCAACTCCTGAACGATGTGTTCAACGAGGCGCTTGCCCGCAAACTCGCGCCGATGCAGCCGATCATAGGCGCGCAGGCGCTCCGCCGAGCAATCGCCAGCCGCCAGCGCCGCGCCCGCGACTCCGGCCAGCAGTTCAGCGCCGCGCAGCGCGC is a genomic window containing:
- a CDS encoding ABC transporter substrate-binding protein: MKHAEKFVPNERLRHARDLKGWSQAELAEQIGSSFEMVSRWERGIAVPGPYYRKRLCAVLDQSAEELGLLRSRPDGATPLPAPVGGFVESSAAATRAPADAPLLPAPPKKRQRRRVTRRTAGLLIGLAVLVIAGGLLGGASLLGVFRQPLPSVVRGGTWIETLLHEPSLIPTGNSNDGPELDSALYLPLFSSDAQGVLHPAAAREVPTLQNGGISADATIWTFRLRPGLVWSDGQPYDARDVDFSWRLWQNPAFGHTLADIPIWSVITSAQVSADYLSITFHLQHAYVPFLALWVWGTIAPLPAHYFSQMAPKDIFNSPPQVVSGPFRLAESKPSDHYTLVRNPRYYRAREGLPYLDRVIFRIADAATSLRGLQAGAITATWVDVPQIPDYQRLTSYTLVAAPTDNTYEAIYFNFHNVVLSSHLEVRQAMAMAIDHQALIQQAMHGFAHTLCTDHPSATHPGYEPGADCPQFNPEAARKLLEDNGWLPGPDGVRAKDGQRLEFEYSTAVSLVTFRPDSQAIIQRNLREIGIQLDIENYDPGTFFGTIMSAGEASPPSGAIAGRFDIGEFADGYGPDPDNPILACDQIPPKGENFTFYCNPAIDALYQQELATADPGARQQIFHQLHEIYLSELRFIVLFGFSAVFVVRKGAHGFQPTPFEGPTVTIAEWWCDQGTC
- a CDS encoding pyridoxamine 5'-phosphate oxidase family protein, whose protein sequence is MQNPITTIDLGHSSSPDAVPTPWEETRRVLETAEIYWLATVRADGRPHVTPVKPAWVDGTLYVSTGSIAQKLKNLRGNPHVVLTTGCNHLEPGLDIVVEGDVVPLTDVAVSERLYQTWAIQWGEGWPILLRDGVFYDKNSGETLLVFSVTLTKIFAYARGDQWSQTRYQF